Within Verrucomicrobiia bacterium, the genomic segment CCGCCGGCCCAGCCTGACTGACGAGAGGTGAGTTGTGACCATTGGCTTCTGATTCCTTATTCATGTAGTTTTCATTTCCCATTTTGGCCTAAGCCAGACAAAAAAGGTTTAGGCATGATGCCGCAATGCAGTATCAGTGCGCTGAATGCAGCGATTTCCGGGCCAAACTCGGGCGCAGCAACATTGGACTCCGGTGCGCTCGGTCCCCGGATTCTTTCGTCTCCATTCAGCCTCTGACTTCCTGATCCCCTGGAAAAACGAGTGAGACGGAGTGATGGGGTATTGGAGTGATGGAGTGGTGGAAAAACCCAATACTCCGAGCCTCATCGCGCTTTGATTGGGACGGTTGGGACGGTTTGGGACGGCAGTGGGACGGTCGCAAAAGTGAGAATCGCCCGTGTTTACCGGCCTTGGGACGGTGGGACGGCTGTACACCCCCAAAGCACCCCCTCTCCCCCCCACCCCGGCTCCGTGCCCTTCCGATCCTTCGGTTCCTTCCGATGTTGAATGTTCGACGTTGAGCGTTCGATGTTCAGCCCCTGGATTCCGCTTCCCCCTCATGACTTGCACTTAATTGCACTTAATTCCACCAAGTTTCACTTAATTTCTCCTAATTGCACTTCGACCTTGTTAGCCGACCTCCCAGTCTGTGGTCTTCTGGCCTTCTTTCTAAAAATTCAATGTCAAATTTCATCCTCGTCCTCGCTCGTTTTTTTTCGAACCCTTCCTCCTTCGAACCAAGCCAGACCTAACCTGTCTAACGCCTGCCAACAAAATCACGCCTCCTCATGAACCGGAACCAACCGGAGCTAATCGGAGGTAATCGGAACCAATCGGAGGCAAACCGCCCCTTTCTCGTGCCTCCGTGGTTTAGTCCCCTCCGGTTCAGTCTTCAGCCCACCGACCACCGACCACCGACCACCGACCACCGGTTGCACCAAATTGCAGTTAGTTGCGCGAAATTGCAGCAAATTGCGCCAAATTGCACTTCGCTCATTTTGCCCCCCTTCCGTTGGCTATCGGCCATTGGTTATTGGCCATTGCCTCTCCCCCCCAGTCTGCTCTTCCCCAAAAAACCGGCGTCATCCGGAGTCAACCGGACCTATCTCAGTTTCCTTCACACCTTCCCCAGTTGACTGCTCCTCCATATCGCTAGATAACGGTAAATAACGGTAAATAACGCTATTTTGTAATATTTCAGTTTCCCTGCTGTTCGTCTTGCAAACTGCTCCCAGCGTTCGTGCTTGGTTTGTTCCACCGCCCTGACAATCTGCTCCCAAGTCACGGACGGGGCAAGCTGCTTCAAAGCCGCTTGTGCTCCCGCCGGTTGCCCCGCATTCGACGGACCAGGCTTGGCGCGAAGGCTTCCGTGCCCAGCACCAGCTCAGTGGGTGAGGGCATAGACGGCGATGTTGAGGGCGAGGCGCTGGCCGTCTTCGGGGCTGATGCCTTTGCCTTCGTTGCAACTGTTGTTGGCGCTGAAGGCGCAACAGAGGCCGTCTTCACACAAGACAGCCACGAGGTTTCCTTTGTAAAAGAGGCCCTCGAGCTGGATGTCGCGCGGTTCATTGAGGCAGCGGATGCGACTCAGCTTGTAAAAAGAGCGATAAATCAAGTGATCGTAGGGAATCGGCTTGACCGCTTCACCCGGGAAAATCCGGCTGAATTCGCGCCGCCAGGCCTTCGGGAAATTCGGATTGGTGCAACAACCCGAAGCCAGGAAGAACCCGCCATGGCTCAGATAAACTCGCAGGTTGTCGATTTCAGACTGAGTCAGGGTGAAATCATTGTGGCCGTTCATGAAAAGGAACGGGGTTTCAAACAGGTCCGGGTCGGTGAGGCTGATTTTGCGTTCTTCCTGGACCTTGATAGTCGAGGCGCGGGAGACCAGATTCATGAGTTCCTGGCCAACACCGCCGCAGTCGTTGCCATCATTGGAGCTATACTTGACGCGGCCCATAAAGAAGGCGGCCCGGTTGTCCTTGATCTGGTTGTCCTTGATCTCCTGGCCACGGGCGGAAGCGAGTAAAGACCAGACCAGGAAACCGAGGGCGAGCGCAAGTCGAGTGGGGCGAAGGACAGGGGAGAATCGACAGGGAGGACCGTTGGATGGACTACACAGAGAGGGCCCGCTCTCCCCCGCCCTCTCCCTTTCTGAAGGGGAGAGCGGGAATGCTCGGCACCTTACAGTTGTAGCGCATGCCGCGAGCGCGTGAAGTTCGGGTATGGATGTTTTGGCAATTATCATTACCTCAGCCCCCAGTGTTTGCGCGCCAGCCAATCCCCGCATAGGCCCGCCAGCACCAGGGTGAGGGTCCAGCCGTTCAGGCCAATGGGCCGGTGTACCATTTTGGCGTGGCGGACCTCCTGGATTTTGCCTTTGATGCGCGAGACCAAGTCCGCTGCGTCCGGACAATCCTCGACTTTGAAGGCCAAGCCATCGCTCACGGAAGCCCATTGGCGCAGGGTTTCCATGTTGCGCGCGGTATTTTGGAGTTCGATATTCGGTTCGCGAATCTCGATTGGCCGGGTGCAAACCGGCGTCTTTAAGTTGTCGGTCACCAGGACTGTGTAGTCCCCGGCTTTTTGAGCATAGAAAGAGAAATCCACAGGCTGAAGGGGCTCCAACGCGATGGCCTCCTCATGGAGCACCTGTTTGGCTTCGTTGAGCACACGCACAAAAAATGTTTGGTTCGAATTTGTGAGGCTGGCGGGACTGGGCTGCTTTTCGATTGTGACATGGACATCCATGCCCGGGTGCAGTTCCTGGTCGGCGAGGTGAATGGCCACATCCTGCCGGGCGGTGTCGCCCAGCCAGCGGAAGAGCTGGCGCCAGAAGCGATCGAATTGGCCGGGGTTGGAATCTTTTGCCAGGCGCCAGCGCCAGAAATTTTGCGCACACAGAACCGCTGAGAGACCGGCGCCATAGCGCTGGGCCGCCATGAGGATGCGTTTGCCCTCGGGTCCCTGATCGGCAGGATGGCGCATCCAAACCAGCGCCCCTGGTTTGGCCGCGTCCACCCGCGCGTATCTTGAAAAGGTTGGCAACTGGGCCCATGCCTCGGCTGAGGAGCGGTCCTCGGCGATTTGGAATACGGGGTTTTCGAGCGCTTCCTGAGTCAACTGCAAGTGAAAGGGCCGCTCCGGGTCAGCGAGGGCGTCTTCAGATGAAAAGGTCACCGGCAGCAACTGTTCAAGGCGGCTATTTTTCCAGGAACTATCAAAGGTCGCCGGACCGCCGATGAGCAGCACGCCGCCGCCCAACTCGCCGCAAAACCGGGCGAGCATCTCCTGTTGTCCGGCGCTCAGGTCTGATGGGCGCAAGTTGGATAGGACCACAATCCGAAACGGGGCCAGTTCGGCCAATGACGTGGGAAACCCATTCACCAATTCGCCCGCGCTCTCCACATTCTGCCGGAAGACGGAGTTATGCGATGTGCGCGCCAGGCCCGTGATCTTGATGGCCGGATCGGAATGCAAGGCGAGGCTGATAAACTTGTAATCCCAGGTAAGGGCCCCTTGCATATAAAGCAGCCGCAGCTCTTTTTGATCGGCAATCCGAACCGGGACGCTGGCCAGCGCGTTGAGGCACTTAAGGCCCGGCTGTTCAGGAGGCACCAATTGCACGGTGTAAGTATGCGCGCCCTGGGTTTCCTCAGTTTGCCGAAAGCTCTCGAGCCAATCGCGGGCGCCTTTGCCGGGGTTCGCGGTTCGCTTTTGCACAACCTGGCCGTCCCGCAGCAGCAGCAGATCAAAAGCGGGCATTGGTTCGGTGTCCATCATTTCCAGGCGCGCTGAAATGCTGAAGGAGGTTTTACTCGCCACTGTCGAGGGGGCTTCGACCCGGCGCAGGGAAAGGGTATTGAGCCCCTGGTCACTGCCGAAACCGAGGCCAATGAATGGGGTATGGGTTGCAAGCAGCCCGCCTAAGGCGCGCGAATTGTCGGCATCTTCGTTAGCGCTCCCGTCGGTTAGGGCAATGACGGCCAGCGGCTGTGGCGTCGAGCCCTCCAGCGCTTGGGCAATTGCGCCCGCCAGATTGGTGCGTTTGCCTGACGGCTTGGTGGCAGCCAGTCTGCGACCGTCGGCCAGTTCGGTGGATTCATCAAAAAGAAGGGCGCGCACGGGCACGCCGGTGGCCTTAAATGCAGGGAGCAGGCGCTGGCGCAGGAATTGGAGGGCCTCTTCATAGCGTGTTGTGCCGTTCTCGGCCAAAGACATGCTCTCGCTGCGGTCCATCAGCAAGACGACCGGACGCGATGAGGCAGACAAGGCCGCTCTATTCAGCCAAATAGGCCGGGTTGCAAGAAAGAGCAATGGCAAGAAGGCGGCCAGGCGGAGCACGGCCAGATAGGCAATGCGGGAGCGACTCAAACCGCGTTGATGCTGTTGCCAGGCGGCAAAGGCCAGGGCCGCGCTCACAGGGATTGCAGCGAGCCAGCCGAGGGGGAATTCAAAGACGATTGCCGCAGTCATCAAAACTTGGAGTGGAAAGCCCTCAATGTTCAGACAGTTTTTGGAAATAAGTTTGTATGCGACTGCGGTAGTTCGGAGGGAACCGGGAAGGGTCCATGCTTGTAACCTGTGGCTGGTCTTCCTGTTTCGCCAACCGGGCCGAGGTCTCCGTCGAGAAGCGCTGCAGCTCATTCATAAGCATTTGCAAGGCATTCGGGTCAATCGGGCCCCCGCCCTTGAGGGTTTGTTCAAGCTGGTTGAGGAGTTGCCGGCCTTGATCGGTTCCCTGAGAGTCGCTGCTGATGCCGGCCTGCAAATTAGCGAGCGCCTCCTGAGCCTGGCCTGCCCGATCACCAGCGGAGGATTTGCCGTTGTGTTCGAGTTGCTTCAGGAGGCTGTCGAGTTGGGCCATGCCACGAGTTAAACCGCCCTTTTCATCGGGCTTCAGAGGGTCAGACTGGCGCGCCATTTGAAGGGATTTAGGCTGGCTTTGCTCGAAGGCCTTGCTGACCTGAGCCAGGGCGTCGCGAGCCTCGGCAGCGCGTTGCGCGGGCGGGACATCGCCGGGTGCCTGGCCTGGGGATTGTCCAGCCTGTTCGAGACGGTCCAACCGAGTGTCCAGGTCCACTTTGCGCTCGCCGCTGAGGGCCTCGCGCAAAGGGTCGCCGAAAGCAGCACGGGTGGGTTCCTCCTCAGCAGCCGACCGGAGCTGATTGATGGTCTCGCGGGCCTGCCCGGCAGTGCGGGCGCCCTGCTCAGCGGAGACCTGCCCATCCTGCCTGGCCATGTGGTCGAACGTTTGGATATGTTGATCGAGCATTTGTTTGAGCCGGTAGGCGTCGGCCAGCTGATCAGCGGTGGCTTGGCGTTGGAGTCGCTGGTTAAGCTGTTCCAATTTCTGCGTGGCATTGCTGACCGCCTCGGGCGCCTGGCTGCTGCCGTGCGCGAGCGCGTTTGCGGCTGATGCCATAGCCTTCTGCGCCTGCTCGGAAGCGCCTTGCGATTTTTTAAAAACCTGCGGGTGCTGTCCCTGAAACTGGTTGAGATCATTGCGGAGTTGTTGCTCCTGTGAGGCCAGCCGCGAGCCTTCATCGGGCGAAGCCGCCTCAGACGATTGCTGTTCGATTTGGCGCTGTTGTTCGAGTGTTTTCTGAACGAAATCCGCGCCGGCCTTTGATTCGTCACGGAATTCGGCCATGTCTTTTAGGCTTTTGCCTGCCTCGGCAGAGCCTGATGATGCCTGCTGGCTTTGTTTCTGAAATGCGCCGGGCTGCCGGTTCACGCTTTGTTGAAAGAGTCTTCGAGCAGCAACCAGATGGGCGAGCGCATCGCGCTCAGGGCCTTGGGCTCGCTGCATTTGGTTCGTTTGAAGAAGGGTCGAGGCGGCTTCGAGGCTCTTTTGCGCCTCTCCAATACGATGCAGCGTCTCCGCGTCCGGCTGGTCTCCAACTTGGGCCGCCAGGTCTGCTTTCAGATGTCCTGCCGCGCCTCCAATGTCTTGTTCGGTCTCTGCAAGTTTTCTCTGGTCTGCCGAAGCGGTTTGAACGGGGCGCTGAATATGTTGGTAGGTTTTGCGGATAACCTGTTGCTGCTGTTGAATCATCCCCGAGAGTTGGCTGAGGGTCTTATAGGCCTTGCCCTCCCGGCCTCCAGGCAGGTTCATCAGCTCCTGCTGAAAAGGGCGCACTTCCAAAAAATAGAGTTGAGACGCGTAGGAGCTTTGGTGATCGGTGCGCGCGCGCGCGAAATAGGCAATCACGTCCCAATTCGTCAGATGCAAGCTGCTGAGGTCCAGGGCGGGCTGATATAAGGCGTAGTGCGGTTCGGAGGGCGCCGCCAGCGGATGGGTAACTTCCTCTCCGCCATTGAGCGTTGAGAACCAGCCGACATTGGTGAGAGCCTGATTAGCCGCCGCTTCAATCTGAAGCCGAACGATGTCCACGCGGGTGACGGCCAGGTCCGCACCCGGCTCGGTAATCCGCACCTCACCCCAAGCCTGGTTTGATTGGATGCTATTGGTTGGCGGCAGAGCCAACTCCAATGGTTGTTGAGTCGGGCGTGGTCGGACCGAAGTGATCTTTTGCGCCGCCATTAGCCGGCTCCAGGGAGCTGAACGCTCCAAAAACAAGACGGTCACCGCTGCCGTGAGGATGAAGGCAAATAAAAAGCCCAAAGGCCTGCAGGCTGAGAACGGTTGAGGGGATGCACTGCCCGTCAGCAGATGATGAGTTTGGCGGGCGATGCGCAGGGCAAAGGATTCCGAGCGGGCCTGGCTGGGGCGGTTTTCCAGGAAAGCAAGGGTGTTCAACCGATCGAGCAAACGAGCGTCGGATTGCTCGACAGTTCCAGCCAGCCAGCCCCGGTCAGGCCCGCCTTTCAGCAAATAAAACAAAACCATCAGCCACGCTGAAAATCCGCAGCCGCCGATGAGGCTGAACCCGATGGCCGCTGTGGTCTTGTGAGTAATCCATCCACGGAGGATGGCCGTCCCCAAGGCAAGGGCTGCCAGACACAGCAGAATGCCCAGCGCCGAACTCAATTCCAGCAGCCATAATAATTTCCAGCGCAGTTCCGCCCGTTTCAGGCTATGTTCGACAATCGTAAAGCGCGATTTCACGCGGCCTCCTTCTTTGCGTCTGCCAGCGCCGACTCAATGGCCAACGCCAATAACGCTGCCAAAAGCATCCACCACCACCAGCGCTGCTGCAAGATAACCCGCATCGACTGGCCCCCGGGTATTCTACCACCGATTGAGCCAGCGGCTTTATCACCGCTTCTCCAACTCTTCAGCGCATTGGGTGGGGCGGCATAGACTAATTGCGATTCCTTTGGCGAGGGGTTTACGCAAAGCATCCTGCCGGTTCCCTCAGCGCCATAACGCAGATCATAAACTCCAGGCTGGTCTGGCATTGGCAATTGCACCCTGCGCTGCTCGATGCGGACGCGCTCGACTTCGCGTCCCTCATGCAAAAGGACGGCCTCACGCCCCGAGGCCCCATCAGGCAAATCGAGCCGGACAACCTCGCCGGGTTCAAACACGCCAGGACTGGCCCGTTCGGCTCTCGCGGCTTGCAGCGCCAGGTCCAAAAACGGGATAAAGGTGGGATGAATCGGCCACGAGGTGTGCTCCCGGTCCAGACCAAAGGCTAGCAAGAATAATTTTCCTGGATAATTCTTGCCCTCGAAAAAAAGACCGGCGCCGCTCTGGCCCAGAACGAGGGGGACGCCCTGGACAGTCCGCAGGCGGGCGAACTGGGTGACTTCGATGTCCAACAGATTGCCAAAATCCGGCGCCAGGAATGGACGGAAAATGGGATGCGTTGAACAGATGAAACCAAAATGCTGAGGCGTTTGGGTTGCGGACTGCTCGCCCGGCTCAAGGTCGAAACCGAGTTCGTGCAAGAACGCCACCACAGCAGGCGCCATCCGATTGACGAGCAAAAAGACCCCGCGCCGGTTGTCGAGATAGCGGTGGACCAATTTGCGAGCGTTGGCCGATTGGAGATAGCCGCTCTCGATGCAGAGCACATCCGCCAGCTCTTGCGTTTCCATTTCCGGCGCCAGATTGGCCGGGTTCAGCAACCGAGGGGCCCATTGGCCCCGCATGACCTCGGGCGAAAGCGCCAAACGCAGGTAAGGCGATTGAGCCAGCAACGCCACTTTGCCCTCGGCTAATGG encodes:
- a CDS encoding BatA and WFA domain-containing protein, translating into MPLSFLNPWFWFGALGLVAPLWLHLRRKQQKSLIQFSAVQFLTDQPAARRAPLRLRDAALLALRVLGLLLVLGAFAWPYLHRAGVAGIRESRVYLLDNTMSRQANNGFETDRARVIHELESAGQDVQVAVVELTAAPRLIAPFGIDRQAARQKVRALRPSFQRGSYLAAFRMANSLLANSLVKNKRIILLGDNQRNQWDENGSVPPFLGNAQIELPKSTAPSLPNLWLADPHAQRVLPGEKSLVHLTVKLNHAGPAKTARVIVTANGQPVFSRSVPLEGQPETMLLQAQWQAARELPVRGEATIQGEPDALKADNSVFFSLDPLAEGKVALLAQSPYLRLALSPEVMRGQWAPRLLNPANLAPEMETQELADVLCIESGYLQSANARKLVHRYLDNRRGVFLLVNRMAPAVVAFLHELGFDLEPGEQSATQTPQHFGFICSTHPIFRPFLAPDFGNLLDIEVTQFARLRTVQGVPLVLGQSGAGLFFEGKNYPGKLFLLAFGLDREHTSWPIHPTFIPFLDLALQAARAERASPGVFEPGEVVRLDLPDGASGREAVLLHEGREVERVRIEQRRVQLPMPDQPGVYDLRYGAEGTGRMLCVNPSPKESQLVYAAPPNALKSWRSGDKAAGSIGGRIPGGQSMRVILQQRWWWWMLLAALLALAIESALADAKKEAA
- a CDS encoding DUF4159 domain-containing protein, translating into MGRVKYSSNDGNDCGGVGQELMNLVSRASTIKVQEERKISLTDPDLFETPFLFMNGHNDFTLTQSEIDNLRVYLSHGGFFLASGCCTNPNFPKAWRREFSRIFPGEAVKPIPYDHLIYRSFYKLSRIRCLNEPRDIQLEGLFYKGNLVAVLCEDGLCCAFSANNSCNEGKGISPEDGQRLALNIAVYALTH
- a CDS encoding vWA domain-containing protein; protein product: MTAAIVFEFPLGWLAAIPVSAALAFAAWQQHQRGLSRSRIAYLAVLRLAAFLPLLFLATRPIWLNRAALSASSRPVVLLMDRSESMSLAENGTTRYEEALQFLRQRLLPAFKATGVPVRALLFDESTELADGRRLAATKPSGKRTNLAGAIAQALEGSTPQPLAVIALTDGSANEDADNSRALGGLLATHTPFIGLGFGSDQGLNTLSLRRVEAPSTVASKTSFSISARLEMMDTEPMPAFDLLLLRDGQVVQKRTANPGKGARDWLESFRQTEETQGAHTYTVQLVPPEQPGLKCLNALASVPVRIADQKELRLLYMQGALTWDYKFISLALHSDPAIKITGLARTSHNSVFRQNVESAGELVNGFPTSLAELAPFRIVVLSNLRPSDLSAGQQEMLARFCGELGGGVLLIGGPATFDSSWKNSRLEQLLPVTFSSEDALADPERPFHLQLTQEALENPVFQIAEDRSSAEAWAQLPTFSRYARVDAAKPGALVWMRHPADQGPEGKRILMAAQRYGAGLSAVLCAQNFWRWRLAKDSNPGQFDRFWRQLFRWLGDTARQDVAIHLADQELHPGMDVHVTIEKQPSPASLTNSNQTFFVRVLNEAKQVLHEEAIALEPLQPVDFSFYAQKAGDYTVLVTDNLKTPVCTRPIEIREPNIELQNTARNMETLRQWASVSDGLAFKVEDCPDAADLVSRIKGKIQEVRHAKMVHRPIGLNGWTLTLVLAGLCGDWLARKHWGLR